The Alnus glutinosa chromosome 8, dhAlnGlut1.1, whole genome shotgun sequence DNA segment TCCTTGGTGTTATGTGTTCGACTGTGGCTTATATTTCGGATTCAACCTTAGCTGAAGCACTGACAGCAAGAAAGGGAGTTGAGCTTGCACGAAGGTTGGGTCTTCGGTCATTTACGCTGGAGGGTGATTCTATGGTGATTGTGGAGGCTTTGAAGAATAGTGATATTTCATCCGGTGTCTATGAGGGAGTGGCCTGTGATAGTCTTTCTCATCTCTCTTAGTTTGAACTGgttgatttttcatttgttcGTAGAGGTGGTAATAGTGTGGCCCATGAAGTTGCTAAGCTTGCTGTTTCTATGTCTCTCCACCAGCTATGGATTGACTTTTTTCCTAGTTCTTTGTCAGTTTGTATCTAGAAGGACTATTGTAATCTTGCCATTTAATGAGATAAGGatctcttttcaaaaaaaaaaaaactctccagGGGCCTGGAAACACAATTCAAATcaaaaaccaaacacaaatGACAAAATCTTCCTCAAACAGAGGAAACAACAAACAATACAAAGAGCCAACAAACACAGCTCTAAACACCAAAGAGATTAAACAAAGCAAATTCCAAAGAGAAGACTACTTtgaaaaaaactttgaaatcaATCTAACTTTCACTTCCCATCTGATCTTGGAAAGAAGAGCGTCCTCAAACTGGGGGGGTACCATTATGCAGCAACAAGTTTCTCTGAATCCAGAGATTGTAAACACTGGCTGTAACACCCGGGTAAATAACACGctttaatacataaaaatgGTTATACGCATACATGAGTATATGTATAGGATATAGTTAATTTACATCATGTATGTAATTAACTTGTGGAATAATTAAACGTTTGAAATAagtattccatatatatatatatatatggagttgTCGACGCAATAGTTATAGGAATTAAACTGGCATGTACACCTGTCTTTTATTTACCCAAAATCCTTCCATACTCGAACCCAATTGATGGGTAATTGGTAAACCATTTCCTAACGAACCAAACTTAactaattaaaagataaattagTTAGGAACCAAATATTTCCCCAAATGATAGCCCAACGAAGGTTACCGAGTAATTATTTAGAGATAAGGAAGAATTCTGATATTTAGGCAGATTCACTGAATATGACCAAGATTTTCACTTGGACAGCGCATCACCCACATGCTTTAATCCCCATCCGTCGATTATGAAGCACCTAGGTTGAATCTGACCATCAATAGATCTATAAAAAGGGTGTTCGTCTCACATTTGGAAAACCATAACTGAAACTCTCAAACTTTCTGCAACTCCTCTTCTTTCAAAGCTTCTGaagcctttcttctttctctttcggTATATAGCAGAGACTCTCTTCTACTTGTTTCTTTATTAGAAccgaaaaacaagaagaaatacttctcttctcttctttttcgtAAAAACCAGAAAACAGAGGAAGAACTTCCTCTGTAACTTCTCTGTTTGAACCAAACTAGTAGAGTTGTAGGAGAAAAACAGATTTCCAGCTCTTGGTGACTCTCTGACATTCCTCAAAATTCTGATCAGAAGCTCTTGGGTCTCTTAAAACAAAGAACCAGTAAGTGGGTTCTCCCtgcttctctcttctttctttttcttcagttCCTCTTCTTTTAATGGAAagccgatatatatatatatgtactcaTCTGTTTTAAATAGAGtgttttacaaaaacaaaacgtGTGTACTGTGGGGGACAAAGACGCGTGTGTGTATGTGGTGTCAAACTGTGTATGTTTGATAAAGGTGTAAATcaatgtgtatgtgtgtgcttTGTTAAacgtgtatgtgtgtgtttattaaaagaaagaagaaacaaagaatcATGACcggtttgtgtgtgtgtgattgtcttaagaagatatatatatatataaaggtattttgttttagttataTGTTTTATACATTAACATGCATGGGACCTACGTgaagaccatatatatatataaaggtattttgttttagttataTGTTTTATACATTAACATGCATGGGACCTACGTgaagaccatatatatatataaaaaggtattttgttttagttataTGTTTTATACATTAACATGCATGGGACCTACATgaagaccatatatatatatatataaaggtattTTGTTTTAGAGGAAATATATTTAGTGAAAAAGGGAAATAATTTGTAGCATTGTTACGCTGcccaaatattatattataagaCATTTGGTATTATAATGTTGTTATTCTGTCTGATTAAAAATACAAGGTATCGATATTTTATGCCATTATGCCATCTATGTTCACTTAAAAATGTGATTAACAtcaaatgaattattttatctatttatataaaataaacggATTTAAGGACACGATAATATTAACatcaaatgaaaatgatttcttAAAACTAAgtgtagtaataataataaatattctcTTAGCATCTCttgctaatttattattattgcatgGATATAATTATACAGTCAATATTTATGTGGACaacttttgaagaaaaaactgtaagtatctttatacttattgaggacgaagctggttgatttttcctataatattatgtttactgctttatttatttgtttgcgcatgaggctttgcatatttattatttttaataatctgtttaataacaagctgtgGATCCAGATCCACAGTGGTACATGACGATTCAATGGTGGCCCAGGTACAGTGAATGTAGAAGTAcccaaaaagagaataataaatacaaaaactggtgtacccaGGTCACCAAGGAAGACTTAGGTTTCTAGGAACCCAGgttcccaaagaaaataattaaaagttaaagggggaagaagcccaggcttcaaataaaacgTTAACcatgcctaggccaacagaaaagtggaaaaagggaaatacctaaaactctgcatttaaaactgtcatatcatTGCCTTATGATcgtgtttatattcaatctatgtctatgactcgcgaccACAGATTATATATTGggcatatatataattataaagcCAAACTCATTATATTATGGGAAACGGCAGACTCACTTTAGTATCTtgtgttgttgtcttctctctgTATTGTGTaataatacaggttatgaagaagaagaatatcaggactatttagacccttagatggatcccgatactagtatttgaggctagactACCTCCTTTTTGCGAACTACTATGTTGTAGTTCACTGACTTAGTTTTcagagacaatatttatatttctgctgTTATGAAAATACTAAGctttagatattttggcttgtataattttATATGCCCTGTGAGGAATGACTATTActacttttgtataattatgctgactttcttattatatctattttgaggtatttcagtagaagctctgaagtgttgtTAAAATTTCCAAgtctatattaaaattatatattctattgccaatttataactctaatGATGTCGTAACGTCACGTGAAAATCggaattttcacttacgcctttttgtaaaaggcgggacgttacagtttggtatcagagcggtttgctctgaggaccttaGACTTGACCTTAGTATAGGATGGAAACATAAAGATctataggaaatatatatatatttatatatatatatatactaagtatAAAGAAGAATACCAATTTAGGGTAAAATTTCTAACATGCTTTATTGGATATATGGATTTGTGCACTTTAAATTATGTTGTTTGTAATGATTGTTTACTTGAATAATTTTAAGTGTTATAATTGTCTGCATTATGATTTATGGATTCCTTGATAATAATTGTTTGCAAAGTGAATAGGTTGTTAGTAGGTTTTAAATGTTATGAAGTCTTTTAAAGGAGATTGTTTTTATTCTACAAATGTAGGATAACCATTCCTTTAAATACAGAATCATGCCTCCTAGCCGCCGTCCTCTCTGCGACTTTAACCATGTCCCTCGTCCTGAAGAAAATGGTGAGGAAGAACTGCCACCCCCACCTCCACCGCCACCGTACAATGATGGGATACACCCAGCCTTAATACAATTTATAGCTGACGCAACTAGACACCTTACTGAAGCAATATCACGAATTCCATGACCTAACGAACGAGCCGAACCTGTAGGTTGTTCGTTCCATGATTTTGCTAGTTATcatttttgaacttttgaaggAACCGAAGGGCCAAATGCCGCGGAAGCATGGCTCATAGACATAGATGTGTTGTACACTACTCTCGGCTGTACAGACGAGCAGAAAGTTCAGTACCTCGCACTGCAGCTGACAGGTGAAGCTGGGAGATGGTGGAATGCCAGGAAAGTGCTACTCGGAAACGAAACAGTGATCACTTGGGAGATGTTCAAAGTGGAGTACAATCGGCGCTTTTTCCCTAGATCCCAAAGGCAACTCCAGGCAATAGAATTCCAGAATCTTGTTCAAGGTAACATGACCGTAGAACAATATTCCGCTAGATTTATGGAGCTAGCCAGGTTCGCGGCCAACCTCATTCCTGACGAAGAATCAAAGGCTGAACGATTCGAGAATGGTCTCAACCCTCGCATCAGGGAGAGGGTAATCTGTTTGGAAATAAAGGACTATGCTAGATTAGTGGAAGTTGCATCACTGGCTGAAAGGGGAATACAAGAATCGGCAGCGGTTTATGATTTGAAGAAACGTTCAAAGCAGCAGATGACACGCCCAGTTAAGAGGCTAGCCACTGGAAGCGGTTCTAGATCGAACATGGGTAAGAATTTCCCGCCAATAGCTAAAAACCAAAGAACTTTTTGCAGTAAATGCTCAAGGACACATGAAGGAGATTGTAGGCAGGGAACATCGTCTTGCTTTAAATTTGGTAAGCCCGGACATTTCTTGAAGGATTGCCCTATGAATGTTGCTGGAGGAATGAAGACTCAAGGAAGTGGAACTCAGGCCCGAATATATTCTCTCACGCCTGGAGGagtagaagaggaggaagatgaaggtgaagaagaaaatgCGAATGTAGTAACAGGTACCATCCCTCTATTCGGTAAATTAGCAAGTACTCTTCTCGATTCTGGTGCAACACATTCcttcatatcatctacatacgttAAATTATGTAGCATGAATACTCAACCCTTGAATCAAAACATAACTGTATAAACACCTGCTGGAGAGGTAATTACATGTAGGAAATTCATTGATAACTGTCCTATTGTTATAGGAAATAGAGTTCTACTGGCAAACTTAGCAATGTTTcaaatgttaggttttgataTCATTTTAGGAATGGATTGGTTGTCGAAATACTATGCTAACATTaattgtagaaagaaagaagttattTTTCGCTCACCAAGAGAggaagaattcaaattttgtggATCTCGAGTTCAAGCTACTCCACCTTTTCTTTCCCCAATTCAAGTAAGACAGAGCATTAGAAGTGGTGCACCAGCATTTTTAGCTTATATTAAGGCTGAACCCGAAAAAGAACGTAAGCTAGAAGATATTCCTGTAGTGTGCGAATATCCAGATGTTTTTGCTGAGGTCACAACTGGATTGCCGCCTGATCGGGAGATTGAGTTCGCTATCGATCTGATGCCAAGAACTCAACCTATTCATAAAGCACCATATCGTATGGCACCATCAGAATTGAAGGAGCTAAAGAAGCAGCTTGAAGACTTGCTAGACCGGGGTTTCATTCGCCCTAGTGTCTCACCATGGGGAGCGCCAGTTTTGTTTGTAAGAAAGAAAGATGGATCTTTGCGGTTATGCATTGACTACCGCGAACTAAACTGAGTGACGATTAAAAACAAGTACCAGTTGCCGAGAATCGACAATCTCTTTGATCAACTAAAAGGAGCTACGGTCTTTTCTAAGATCGACCTTCGATCGGGTTATCATCAGCTCAAGGTGAAAGAAGCTGACATACCAAAAACGGCAATAAGTACGCGTTATGGTCATTATGAATTCctggttatgccatttggagGGACCAATGCACCTTTTGTATTCAGGGATCTAATGAATTGGGTATTTCATAAATACCTCGATCAATTCGTAGTTGTGTTTATAGACGACATCTTGGTTTATTCTACCACCCACAAGGATCACAAAGAGCACTTGAAGACGGTGCTGGGTATTCTAAGAGAGAATAAGCTTTTCGCCAAGCTTAAGAAGTGCGACTTCTGGCTGGAGAAAGTCTCATTCTTAGGTCACGTAATCTCAAAATACGGAATAGCAGTCGACCCAAGCAAGACCGAAGCAATGATGAATTGGGAGCGACCAACAATGTACGAGAGATTCGAAGTTTCTTAGGACTTGCTGGATACTACCGAAGATTCGTTGAAGGCTTTTCCAATCTCTCATGCCCTTTAATCGCTTTAGCAAAGAAGAATGCTCATTTTACCTGGAGTGACGAATGTGAAGAatattttcaaaagctaaaGTGGAGGCTAATGTCGGCACCTGTCCTTACACTTTCCAGAGAGTCAGAAAAATTCGTTATCTATAGCGATGCATCTCTGCAAGGACTAGGTTGTATACTTATGCAGCAAGGCAAGGTAATTGCCTACGCGTCTAGACAACTGAAGGACCATGAGAAGAACTACCCCACGCATGATTTAGAACTTGCAGCAATCGTCTACACTTTGAAAATATGGAGGCATTATTTGTTCCAAGAAACGGTCGAAATCTACACCGATCATAAGAGCCTTAAGTACATCTTTACACAGAAAGAATTGAACATGAGACAACGAAGGTGGTTGGAGCTTATCAAAGATTACGATTGCCACATTATGTACCATTCGGGAAAGGCGAATGTCGTAGCAAACACGTTAAGCAGGAAGTCATGCAATAAAGTTCTAAATTCTTTCACCACCCCAAATCAACTTTCTCAGCATATGGGGATGATCCAGTTAAACGTTGTAGAAGCAGCTTTGGCAACTCTAGTTATTCAACCATTAACTTCTGATAGGATCAAAATGACCCAAGGAAGTGATCTCGAATTACAGAAACTGATGGAGAAGGCTAACCACGGCAACGCTTCTGGATTTTATTTCACAGATGACGGACTGCTGAGGATGAGAGACGCCAGGATTGTCATACCTAATGATGAGGAGCTGAAAAGAGATATTCTAGACGAAGCTCACAAAACCCGATATACGATTCATCCGGGGAGCACCAAGATGTACCaagatttgaaaaagaaattctgGTGGCATGGCATGAAGCGAGACGTTGCTAAATACGTGGCTCAATGTCATGTTTGTCAGCAGGTGAAGATTGAATATCAAAGACCAGCAGGACCTCTACAACCTTTAAATATTCCTGAGTGGAAGTGGGATTAGATTGCCATGGACTTTGTGGTAGGCTTGCCAAAAGCACCCAGTGGCCAAGATTCCATTTGGGTCGTGATTGACAGACTTACCAAAAGTGCTCATTTCATTCCATTCCACATCACCGACTCTGTGCCCAAGCTAGCTGAGATGTACATTAGAGATATCGTCAGATTACATGGAGTGCCTGTTTCTATTGTATCTGACAGAGATTCTCGTTTTACTTCAAGATTCTGGAAATGTTTACAAGACGCGTTAGGAACAAAGCTGAACATTAGCACTGCCTATCACCCTCAAACTGACGGTCAATAGGAGAGAACTATCTAGATTTTGGAGGACATGCTGAGGTTATGCGTACTCGACTTTAAAGGCAAATGGATTAAATATCTACCTTTAGTTGAATTTGCttataacaatagttttcaAGCAACTATTGGTATGACTCCATATGAGGCACTATATGTACACAAATGTAGATCTCCATTATATTGGGATTAAGTTGGTGAAAAATACCTCATTGGGCCAGAGATGATACAAGATATGAAGGATAAAATCTCTATTATTTGAAGAAGGATGTTAACAACTCAAAGTCGACAAAAGAGCTACGCAGACAAACACCGCCGCCAATTGGAATTTAATATGGGTGACCTTGTGTATTTAAAGGTATCACCAATGAAGGGAGTGGTGCGGTTTGGCCAGAAAAGGAAACTGAGCCCAAGATTTGTAGGCCCTTTTGAAGTTAAAGAAGTTGTTGGCCCTGTGGCATACAAAGTTGAGCTACTGCCAGCCTTATCCAGAATTCACAACGCTTTCCATGTATCAACATTAAGGAAACATGTTCATGACCCGCGACATATTGTGGATTTTGAACCACTTCAAGTACAAGACGACCTCAGGTATGAGGAACTGGCAGTTCAAATTCTTGATCGCAAGGAACAACAATTAAGGACCAAAACTATACCTTTAGTTAAAGTCCTTTGGCGAAACCATAATGTTGAGGAAGCATCTTAGGAACTTGAACATGAGATAAGGAACAAATATCCacatttgttttgaggtttggaaaaaaatcttttgcggtatttgattgaaatacttgttgtgtgtttttgtgatatgcatttgtgttatttatttgttagttttggttttCAGACATGGACCCACAAGGGAATCATATGCCACCAGGCTTTCCACTAGTGCCTCCTGCACCAGTTGATATTCCTGAAAATCCACCAGCACCTGCTGATATTCCTGTAGAGCCTCATGTGCCAGACCTGGTTACGTTAGGGCCAGTTCTTATGGGCGTATTTCACCCTGTAGGAGAGTTCATGTTATTGCAACAGACTTTTATCAATAACCAGGCCCTTAATGATGTAATACTCAATAGGATGGTTCAGATACATCAAGATATGGGATGGGATATTCAGATGCAGAATTTTGCCCCTGCTCATGGAAATGTAGATCAACCAGGTGCTGAAGCTCCTATCAACCAAGTAGAAGAAATTCATGTGGCACCGCCCAAGGATATCTTCAGTGATGTTGAAGATGATTaggtaacaagaaagaaattattattatttcttgattGTTGTTAGTTAGTATCATGATTATTAGGattgcaaatttcgaggacgaaatttcaATAAGAGGGGTGGAATGTAACACCCGGATAAATAACACGctttaatacataaaaatgaTTATACACATACATGAGTATATGTATAGGATATATTTAATTTACATCATGTATGTATTTAACTTGTGGAATAATTAAACGTTTGAAATAagtattccatatatatatatatatatggagttgTCGACGCAATAGTTATAGGAATTAAACTAGCACGTACACCTGTCTTTTATTTACCCAAAATCCTTCCATACTCGAACCCAATTGATGGGTAATCGGTAAACCATTTCCTAACAAACCAAACTTAactaattaaaagataaattagTTAGGAACCAAATATTTCCCCAAATGATAGCCCAACGAAGGTTACCGAGTAATTATTTAGAGATAAGGAAGAATTCTGATATTTAGGCAGATTCACTGAATATTACCAAGATTTTCACCTGGACAGCGCATCACCCACATGCTTTAATCCCCATCCATCGATTATGAAGCACCTAGGTTGAATCTAACCATCAATAGATCTATAAAAAGGGTGTTCATCTCACATTTGGAAAACCATAACTGAAACTCTCAAACTTTCTGCAACTCCTCTTCTTTCAAAGCTTCTGAAgactttcttctttctctttcggTATATAGGAGAGACTCTCTTCTACTTGTTTCTTTATTAGAAccgaaaaacaagaagaaatacttctcttctcttctttttcgtAAAAACCAGAAAACAGAGGAAGAACTTCCTCTGTAACTTCTCTGTTTGAACCAAACTAGTAGAGTTGTAGGAGAAAAACAGATTTCCAGCTCTTGGTGACTCTCTGACATTCCTCAAAATTCTGATCAGAAGCTCTTGGGTCTCTTAAAACAAAGAACCAGTAAGTGAGTTCTCCCtgcttctctcttctttctttttgttccgTTCCTCTTCTTTTAATGGAAagccgatatatatatatatatatatatatatatatatatatatgtactcaTCTGTTTTAAATAGAGtgttttacaaaaacaaaacgtGTGTACTGTGGGGGACAAAGAcgcgtgtgtgtgtggtgtCAAACTGTGTATGTTTGATAAAGGTGTAAATCAacgtgtatgtgtgtgtttattaaaagaaagaagaaacagagaaTCATGACcggtttgtgtgtgtgtgattgtCTTAagaagatatttatatatatatatatatatatatatatatatatatatatatatatatatatatatataaaggtattttgttttagttataTGTTTTATACATTAACATGCATGGGACCTACGTgaagaccatatatatatataaaggtattttgttttagttataTGTTTTATACATTAACATGCATGGGGCCTACGTgaagaccatatatatataaaaaggtattttgttttagttataTGTTTTATACATTAACATACATGGGACCTACATgaagaccatatatatatatatataaaggtattTTGTTTTAGAGGAAAATATATTTAGTGAAAAAGGGAAATAATTTGTAGCATCGTTACGATGcccaaatattatattataagaCATTTGGTATTATAATGTGGTTATTCTGTCTGATTAAAAATACAAGGTATCGATATTTTATGCCGTTATGCCATCTATGTTCACTTAAAAATGTGATTAGCAtcaaatgaattattttatctatttatataaaataaacgAATTTTAGGACACGCTAATATTTACGTAATTCTTATATCTAAATCTATAGCCGTTATGATGCCtaaatagaaaatgatttcttaAAACTATgtgtagtaataataataaatattctcTTAGCATCTCttgctaatttattattattgcatgGATATAATTATGCAGTCAATATTTATGTGGACaacttttgaagaaaaaactgtaagtatctttatacttactgaagacgaagctggttgatttttcctataatattatgtttactgctttatttatttgtttgcgcatgtggctttgcatatttattatttttaataatctgtttaaTAACAAGTTGTGGATCCAGATCCACAGTGGTACATGACGATTCACTGGTAGCCC contains these protein-coding regions:
- the LOC133876106 gene encoding uncharacterized protein LOC133876106, with translation MPPSRRPLCDFNHVPRPEENGTEGPNAAEAWLIDIDVLYTTLGCTDEQKVQYLALQLTGEAGRWWNARKVLLGNETVITWEMFKVEYNRRFFPRSQRQLQAIEFQNLVQGNMTVEQYSARFMELARFAANLIPDEESKAERFENGLNPRIRERVICLEIKDYARLVEVASLAERGIQESAAVYDLKKRSKQQMTRPVKRLATGSGSRSNMGKNFPPIAKNQRTFCSKCSRTHEGDCRQGTSSCFKFGKPGHFLKDCPMNVAGGMKTQGSGTQARIYSLTPGGVEEEEDEGEEENANVVTGNRVLLANLAMFQMLGFDIILGMDWLSKYYANINCRKKEVIFRSPREEEFKFCGSRVQATPPFLSPIQVRQSIRSGAPAFLAYIKAEPEKERKLEDIPVVCEYPDVFAEVTTGLPPDREIEFAIDLMPRTQPIHKAPYRMAPSELKELKKQLEDLLDRGFIRPSVSPWGAPVLFVRKKDGSLRLCIDYRELN
- the LOC133876107 gene encoding uncharacterized protein LOC133876107 — translated: MGDLVYLKVSPMKGVVRFGQKRKLSPRFVGPFEVKEVVGPVAYKVELLPALSRIHNAFHVSTLRKHVHDPRHIVDFEPLQVQDDLRYEELAVQILDRKEQQLRTKTIPLVKVLWRNHNVEEAS